One part of the Nostoc sp. PCC 7120 = FACHB-418 genome encodes these proteins:
- the metK gene encoding methionine adenosyltransferase — MKKDFMFTSESVTEGHPDKLCDQISDAIVDRFLQQDPYARVITECAASTGIVFIAARFEPNTNVDFTNIARQVIDQVGYEQMEFNGKNCSILTSLKELPPDPYHLFNEHKLSDAEIEQITVTNQATVFGFACHQTSTLMPLPIWLAHKLARQISEVRRQNLLSYLTPDGKTQVGVEYKNRLPYRIHSITVIASQNKPGKPDLKQLQDDIRETVIYPVFADEEIKPDEKTRIFINPDGPFIVGGPAVHSGLTGRKNAIDTYGEYSKHSGSALSGKDPIRIDRVGAYVARYAAKNVVAANLADECEVQLSYSIGLARPVSVQVETFGTGKISDEDITVLLEKHFDFRLAGILKQFNLRHLPSLTKGGFYRKLAAYGHVGRQDIDLPWEKIDKVGLF, encoded by the coding sequence ATGAAAAAAGATTTCATGTTTACATCTGAATCTGTAACTGAGGGGCATCCTGATAAACTGTGTGATCAGATTAGTGATGCGATCGTTGATCGCTTTTTACAACAAGACCCCTACGCTAGAGTCATTACCGAATGCGCTGCATCCACAGGTATTGTATTTATAGCCGCCAGATTTGAACCTAATACTAATGTTGATTTTACAAACATAGCCAGACAAGTTATTGATCAGGTTGGTTATGAACAAATGGAATTTAACGGTAAAAATTGTAGTATATTGACCAGCCTAAAAGAATTGCCTCCTGATCCATATCACTTATTTAATGAACACAAACTATCAGATGCAGAAATAGAACAAATTACTGTTACCAACCAAGCCACAGTCTTCGGCTTTGCCTGTCATCAAACCTCTACCCTCATGCCATTACCAATCTGGTTGGCACACAAATTAGCTAGACAAATTAGTGAAGTTAGAAGACAAAATCTTTTAAGTTACTTAACTCCTGATGGCAAAACTCAAGTAGGTGTTGAATATAAAAATCGCCTACCCTATAGAATCCATAGTATTACAGTAATTGCCAGCCAAAATAAACCGGGAAAACCAGACTTAAAGCAATTACAAGATGATATTAGAGAAACCGTAATTTATCCTGTATTTGCTGATGAAGAAATTAAACCAGATGAAAAAACTAGAATATTTATTAATCCCGATGGCCCTTTTATAGTTGGCGGCCCGGCGGTACATTCTGGTTTAACTGGGAGAAAAAACGCCATAGATACCTATGGTGAATATTCCAAACACAGTGGTTCGGCTTTAAGTGGTAAAGACCCCATCAGAATAGATAGAGTAGGTGCTTATGTCGCCCGTTATGCTGCTAAAAATGTAGTCGCTGCAAACTTAGCTGATGAATGTGAAGTACAACTAAGTTATTCTATCGGACTGGCTAGACCTGTAAGCGTCCAAGTAGAAACTTTTGGAACAGGTAAAATCTCAGATGAAGATATCACCGTCTTATTAGAAAAGCACTTTGATTTTCGTTTAGCAGGTATTCTGAAACAATTTAATTTAAGACATCTACCCTCATTAACTAAAGGGGGATTTTATAGAAAACTAGCGGCTTATGGTCATGTAGGTAGACAGGATATCGATTTACCTTGGGAAAAAATAGATAAGGTAGGTTTGTTTTAA
- a CDS encoding ABC transporter substrate-binding protein, with protein sequence MNKHLILWAMSFLVTVNLWGCANNPNNSTATDTKQAASQPIKLATRVVALTPLGADLIYNLDKSKLLAVPAGRYTDVVAKAKFAQLPRIGGRGNINLEKIVALKPDLVIGSETFQGQILNKLKELGINTVSHETRSWQDLKTLTEDLAGRIGADPKPILDKYQSFIAQIPENGKSVLVLVSTQPTLSPNRNSWSGDLLEKFQYKNVTGDLQANTRFQGYLTLSQEQILATNPEKIFIMESDNVNPDDFKKLPFWNQLKATQNNQVYIFHHDGLISPTSVNTVEEVTNKLRQTALN encoded by the coding sequence ATGAATAAACATCTGATATTATGGGCGATGTCTTTTTTGGTGACTGTTAATTTATGGGGTTGTGCAAATAATCCAAATAACTCTACAGCCACAGATACAAAACAGGCTGCATCGCAACCAATCAAATTAGCAACCAGGGTAGTAGCATTGACACCGTTAGGTGCAGATTTAATCTACAACTTGGATAAAAGCAAACTATTGGCTGTTCCGGCTGGCAGATATACCGATGTAGTGGCTAAAGCTAAATTTGCTCAATTACCGAGAATTGGCGGGAGGGGTAACATTAACTTAGAAAAAATTGTGGCTTTAAAACCAGATTTAGTCATTGGTTCAGAAACATTTCAAGGTCAGATTTTAAATAAACTCAAGGAATTAGGAATTAACACAGTTTCTCATGAAACGAGGAGTTGGCAAGATTTGAAAACTTTGACAGAAGATTTAGCTGGACGTATCGGTGCTGACCCGAAACCAATTTTAGATAAATACCAATCCTTTATAGCTCAAATTCCCGAAAATGGTAAATCTGTTTTAGTATTAGTTAGTACTCAGCCAACCTTATCCCCTAATAGAAATAGTTGGTCTGGTGATTTATTAGAAAAATTTCAATACAAAAATGTCACAGGGGATTTACAAGCTAATACTAGATTTCAAGGTTATTTAACTCTCTCACAAGAGCAAATATTGGCTACTAATCCAGAGAAAATATTTATCATGGAATCTGATAATGTGAATCCAGATGATTTTAAAAAACTACCTTTTTGGAATCAACTAAAAGCAACACAAAATAACCAAGTCTACATTTTCCATCATGATGGTTTAATTAGTCCTACTAGTGTGAATACAGTAGAAGAGGTGACTAATAAATTACGTCAGACAGCATTGAATTAG
- a CDS encoding ABC transporter ATP-binding protein — MPLETQNLTGGYTAKTVVNNISLAIEKGEWLSLVGANGSGKSTLLKLMSRLLVPQTGIVLLDGKAIHTQPANIVAQKLALLPQQQAIPPGLTVRQLVSLGRTPHQPWWQWELNVEDREKIAEALHLTQMESYQERLVEQLSGGERQRAFLALALAQDPQILLLDEPTTYLDIRYQLELLELLKNLNQKPGITILTVLHEINLAARYSSRIALLYQGNIFALGEPEIVLTPENLAEVLGVEVAILNTPVGLQICPLAPIQ; from the coding sequence ATGCCTCTAGAAACGCAAAACTTAACGGGTGGATATACAGCGAAAACTGTAGTTAATAACATCTCCTTAGCAATTGAAAAAGGTGAGTGGTTGAGTTTAGTAGGTGCGAATGGTTCTGGTAAATCTACCCTACTAAAACTCATGAGTCGTTTATTAGTTCCCCAAACAGGAATTGTATTATTAGATGGGAAAGCAATTCATACTCAACCCGCCAATATTGTCGCTCAAAAATTAGCCTTATTACCCCAACAGCAAGCAATTCCTCCAGGGTTAACAGTCAGGCAATTGGTATCTTTAGGGCGTACCCCGCACCAACCTTGGTGGCAATGGGAATTAAATGTAGAAGATAGAGAAAAAATTGCTGAGGCTTTACATTTAACTCAGATGGAAAGCTATCAGGAACGTTTAGTAGAGCAACTTTCTGGCGGTGAAAGACAAAGAGCTTTTTTAGCCCTAGCTTTAGCCCAAGACCCGCAAATTCTCTTATTAGATGAACCCACAACTTATTTAGATATTCGCTACCAATTAGAACTATTAGAACTATTGAAAAATTTGAATCAAAAGCCAGGGATTACGATTTTAACCGTTTTACATGAAATCAACTTAGCTGCTAGATATAGTTCTCGGATTGCTCTACTTTATCAAGGTAATATTTTTGCTTTAGGAGAACCAGAAATTGTTCTCACACCAGAAAATTTAGCTGAAGTGTTAGGCGTAGAAGTTGCCATCTTGAATACTCCTGTAGGATTGCAAATTTGTCCATTAGCGCCGATTCAATAA
- a CDS encoding FecCD family ABC transporter permease, with amino-acid sequence MKLKQRQQKMFKNVSAASRNEARVFLATLFLVVVLILAVGASLSFGAVPMTPEQLWLAIWRQGEQIYQTILWDLRLPRTIAAILVGAALGMSGSLLQGMLRNGLADPFLLGISAGAGLVAIAMFSLGVFLAWVPLAAWVGGVLTTVIVYFLARTGDGISVERLILGGVAVSAMFGAIQSVLLLLTEDGRIQAALNWLIGSLNGRGWAEVTTAGAYISVALVLGCLLARSVNLLNLGDELAVSLGVSLGRSRIFIGGVATLLAAGAVSIGGLIGFVGLIVPHGIRLLVGTDYRAVLPLSALGGALVMTIADLLSRLGAVELPVGSVTALLGSPLFIWLLYRRKSGI; translated from the coding sequence ATGAAACTAAAGCAGCGACAGCAAAAAATGTTCAAGAATGTTAGCGCTGCTTCTAGAAATGAAGCGCGGGTATTTTTAGCTACTTTATTTTTAGTTGTTGTTCTCATTTTGGCAGTAGGCGCTTCTTTATCGTTTGGTGCTGTCCCCATGACACCAGAACAATTGTGGCTAGCGATTTGGCGACAGGGAGAGCAAATTTATCAAACCATTCTGTGGGACTTGCGCCTACCAAGGACTATAGCAGCGATTTTGGTGGGTGCAGCTTTAGGAATGTCAGGTTCCCTACTCCAGGGAATGTTACGCAACGGACTAGCCGACCCCTTTTTACTGGGGATTTCTGCGGGTGCTGGTTTGGTAGCGATCGCCATGTTTAGTTTAGGGGTATTCTTAGCTTGGGTTCCCTTGGCGGCCTGGGTTGGGGGAGTACTGACTACAGTGATTGTCTATTTTTTAGCCAGGACTGGGGATGGTATTTCTGTAGAAAGGTTGATTTTGGGTGGTGTGGCGGTAAGTGCCATGTTTGGGGCGATACAGTCTGTGTTGCTACTGTTAACAGAAGATGGCAGGATACAGGCCGCCTTAAATTGGCTGATTGGCAGTTTAAATGGCCGGGGATGGGCAGAAGTGACTACGGCTGGTGCTTATATTAGTGTGGCATTAGTCTTGGGATGTTTATTAGCGCGATCGGTGAACTTATTGAACCTGGGGGATGAATTAGCCGTAAGTTTGGGAGTTTCCTTGGGGCGATCGCGCATTTTCATCGGCGGAGTTGCTACACTATTAGCCGCAGGTGCCGTCAGTATTGGCGGCTTGATTGGTTTTGTTGGTTTAATAGTACCCCACGGTATCCGCTTACTAGTAGGCACAGATTATCGCGCCGTCTTACCACTCAGCGCCTTGGGAGGTGCATTAGTCATGACCATTGCAGACTTACTTTCCCGTCTGGGTGCAGTAGAACTCCCAGTTGGTTCCGTCACCGCGTTGCTAGGTTCACCGTTATTTATTTGGTTACTTTATCGTCGTAAAAGCGGAATTTGA
- a CDS encoding DUF2294 domain-containing protein, whose translation MGNPTIGQLEREISQRVSSLYNEKLGQRPSQIICHFFDSELVISLENSVTQTERTLLDGGHEILVEQIRILLDKIIKRELQILIEKVIGKPILDLMSNTNLATGRTGIIVILDELPTVRNPESIPKVNWKNVAD comes from the coding sequence ATGGGAAACCCAACTATTGGACAATTAGAAAGAGAGATTTCACAACGGGTCAGTTCTCTGTATAATGAGAAGCTGGGACAGAGACCCAGCCAAATTATTTGTCACTTTTTTGATTCTGAATTGGTGATTTCTTTAGAAAATTCAGTTACCCAAACTGAGCGTACACTGTTGGATGGAGGTCATGAAATTTTAGTCGAACAAATAAGAATATTGCTAGATAAAATAATTAAAAGAGAACTACAAATCTTGATCGAGAAAGTGATTGGTAAGCCTATTCTCGATTTGATGAGCAATACTAATTTAGCCACAGGTCGTACAGGCATCATCGTGATTTTAGACGAGTTACCCACAGTACGCAATCCAGAATCTATTCCGAAAGTAAACTGGAAGAATGTCGCCGATTAA
- a CDS encoding TonB-dependent hemoglobin/transferrin/lactoferrin family receptor yields the protein MKYYLFTAVLAVTIPIAALGNEIPVNNNPVNQVENAKLTEIKAINLEEVDKGISIIIETASGEIPEGEIIENSTDVVIKLSNVKLNLPDGNNFIKDKPIPGINSLTVTQQSATEVEIKIVGDGTLPNVEQRESQKGLALSVIPTPKAVAAENTIELNVVGNRDANETAPANVTIIDREQIEKQQARDVRDLLRYEPGISVPYDSRGGLQGINLRGLSGNRVNLQVDGIRLPYEYSYGATRLGRDFVDIETLNALEIFRGNNSAVLGSDALGGTVNFATARTGSLLENIGKDSYTSVRAQYSSKDSGFVGTFVQANRLDNIDTLFIYTRRDSGSLKVAGGNSIYQDDQDRTRNNFLGKLTYNFNQESFLELTGEYFNNITDSRFSTANLPGMVFEASTQDLQEEVTTTRSRFSLGYQYDNPNSKSWLQFVRANLYYQNAIIEEDSNRSVRSAGTIRTEAADKDLTDRIFGANVQLRSDFNIGDIKNSLTSGLEISHNYNERNYFNFITTTGTRVNAAGFPQKDFPDSDTFRLGTYLQNEISFGDGKVKLIPGLRFDVYNLSTANNPEFTQKQQGVDAVNYSTSALSPSLGIVYEPSPGLTLFSRYSRGFRPPLYSELNFAFRADIPLRPHKGISNPNLQAETSNNFELGLRSRSQQFDFDITGFYNRYRNFIEPSVFVGFDTNDFGTFRTAGRAIPFQIFQAQNIPDAEIFGLEIKTAYRFSPEPGGFSLKGALGWQIGNDLTKDIPLTTINPLQAVIGLGYQSPNDTWGAELIGTFVAQAREQALVDDQTSVQNGGQATRKIDFYEPDAYTLVDLVGYYNINPHLTLTAGVYNIFNTEYYQYADVRTINSNATAFAAQRGRYAQPGTNFAISLNWRF from the coding sequence ATGAAATATTATTTGTTCACAGCAGTTTTGGCGGTGACAATTCCTATAGCTGCACTGGGAAATGAAATACCAGTCAATAATAATCCAGTTAATCAGGTAGAAAATGCCAAGTTAACTGAAATCAAAGCCATTAATCTTGAGGAAGTTGACAAAGGAATCAGCATCATCATAGAAACAGCTAGTGGAGAAATTCCTGAAGGGGAAATTATTGAAAATAGCACCGACGTAGTTATTAAATTAAGCAATGTCAAACTAAATCTTCCTGACGGTAATAACTTCATCAAAGATAAACCCATTCCGGGAATCAATTCTCTCACCGTTACTCAACAATCTGCAACAGAAGTAGAAATCAAAATCGTTGGAGATGGAACATTACCAAACGTTGAACAACGAGAAAGTCAAAAGGGACTGGCGTTGAGTGTCATACCCACACCTAAAGCAGTAGCAGCAGAAAATACCATAGAACTCAACGTCGTGGGAAACCGTGACGCAAATGAAACAGCACCGGCTAACGTCACCATTATCGATAGGGAACAAATAGAAAAACAACAAGCGCGAGATGTCAGAGACTTATTGCGTTATGAACCAGGGATTTCCGTACCCTATGACAGTCGCGGTGGTTTACAAGGAATCAACTTGCGAGGGTTGAGTGGAAATCGCGTCAATCTGCAAGTAGATGGTATTCGTCTACCTTATGAATATAGCTATGGTGCTACTCGTTTGGGTAGAGACTTTGTAGATATTGAAACCTTAAACGCTTTAGAAATTTTCCGAGGAAATAATTCCGCAGTATTAGGAAGTGACGCGTTAGGTGGAACAGTTAATTTTGCAACCGCTAGAACTGGAAGTCTATTAGAGAATATTGGTAAAGACTCTTATACAAGTGTTCGCGCACAATATAGTAGTAAAGATAGCGGTTTTGTCGGAACATTTGTCCAAGCAAATCGGTTGGATAATATCGACACTCTATTTATCTATACCCGACGTGATAGTGGGTCACTAAAAGTAGCTGGAGGAAACAGCATTTATCAAGATGACCAAGATAGAACCCGCAATAACTTTCTAGGAAAATTAACTTATAACTTTAACCAGGAAAGTTTTCTGGAATTGACTGGAGAATATTTCAACAACATTACTGATAGTCGATTCTCCACCGCCAACTTACCAGGAATGGTGTTTGAAGCTTCAACTCAAGATTTACAAGAAGAAGTCACAACAACTCGTAGCAGATTTAGTCTGGGATATCAATACGATAATCCCAACAGCAAATCATGGTTGCAATTTGTCCGTGCGAATCTTTATTACCAAAATGCAATTATCGAAGAAGATAGTAACAGGAGTGTCCGCAGTGCGGGAACTATCAGAACAGAAGCAGCAGATAAGGATTTAACCGACAGAATTTTTGGGGCAAATGTTCAACTCCGCAGTGATTTTAATATAGGGGATATCAAAAATAGTCTCACCTCTGGGTTAGAAATTTCCCACAACTACAACGAACGCAATTACTTTAACTTTATTACCACCACAGGCACAAGAGTAAATGCAGCCGGATTCCCCCAGAAAGACTTTCCTGATAGCGATACTTTCCGCCTTGGTACTTACTTACAAAATGAAATTTCCTTTGGTGATGGTAAAGTAAAATTAATCCCTGGCTTGCGCTTTGATGTTTACAACTTAAGCACAGCAAATAATCCTGAATTTACACAAAAACAGCAAGGCGTTGACGCGGTAAATTATTCCACATCTGCACTTTCTCCCAGCTTAGGAATTGTCTATGAACCATCTCCAGGATTAACATTATTTAGTAGATATTCCCGTGGGTTTCGTCCCCCACTATATAGCGAACTAAATTTTGCTTTTCGCGCTGATATTCCATTACGCCCCCATAAAGGTATTTCTAACCCCAATTTACAAGCAGAAACCAGCAATAACTTTGAACTAGGATTACGTAGCCGTTCCCAACAATTTGATTTTGATATTACTGGCTTCTACAACCGTTATAGAAACTTCATTGAACCATCTGTATTTGTTGGTTTTGACACCAATGATTTCGGGACATTTAGAACGGCTGGAAGAGCGATTCCTTTCCAGATTTTTCAGGCGCAGAATATACCAGATGCAGAAATTTTTGGCTTAGAAATTAAAACAGCTTACCGATTTAGTCCAGAACCTGGTGGTTTTAGCTTAAAAGGCGCTTTAGGTTGGCAAATTGGTAATGATTTAACCAAAGATATCCCCTTAACTACGATTAATCCTTTACAAGCAGTTATTGGTTTAGGATATCAGTCCCCAAATGATACATGGGGTGCAGAATTAATCGGTACTTTTGTCGCCCAAGCTAGAGAACAAGCATTAGTTGATGACCAAACTAGTGTACAGAATGGTGGACAAGCAACCAGAAAAATCGATTTTTATGAACCTGATGCTTATACCTTAGTGGATCTTGTTGGTTACTACAATATCAATCCCCATCTCACATTAACGGCTGGTGTTTATAACATCTTCAATACTGAATATTATCAGTATGCGGATGTGCGGACAATTAATAGTAATGCTACCGCTTTTGCGGCGCAACGGGGGCGTTATGCTCAACCTGGGACAAATTTCGCTATTAGTTTGAATTGGAGATTTTGA
- a CDS encoding response regulator, producing MDRRPLILVAEENLHNLELLNSHMKTLNYDCICAKQGVRAIILAQTQKPDLIILDMILSDLSGSQVINHLKQDSKTANIPIIAVIPFILVQNQDHLFLTGADDYITKPYNFIQLNTLITHYVNRRHSSSLLSE from the coding sequence ATGGATAGACGGCCATTGATTTTAGTTGCAGAAGAAAATCTGCATAATTTGGAACTGCTCAATTCCCACATGAAAACTTTAAACTACGATTGTATTTGTGCCAAGCAAGGAGTTAGAGCAATTATTTTGGCACAAACTCAAAAACCGGATCTCATCATATTAGATATGATACTGTCGGATTTAAGTGGTAGCCAAGTAATTAATCACCTCAAGCAAGACTCAAAAACAGCAAATATTCCCATTATTGCTGTTATACCTTTTATTTTGGTGCAGAATCAAGACCACCTTTTTCTTACAGGTGCTGATGACTACATTACCAAACCATATAATTTTATTCAGTTAAATACTTTGATTACTCATTATGTTAATCGGCGACATTCTTCCAGTTTACTTTCGGAATAG